In Burkholderia sp. GAS332, one DNA window encodes the following:
- a CDS encoding Superfamily II DNA or RNA helicase: protein MENSFLDSRRLLNGPWQAFERDIARLLVCNGFDDVRVVGKSGARGADVLGAKNGELWVIQCQFASAGRAEGSAVDEVAEAARYYRADRIFVASSRRAGAATHAAVKRWHALGMTIKILEPSTLLEMARRSPEYANTRRELRDYQQEAVDSFVAALRETGRAQVVLATGLGKTVVLAETLAQLYRDEAVPTGRALVLAGTRELVDQLHKSFWDQLPKWVPTHRLVGGEFPSFWEGVTFATVQSVVAQLEILPSFGVVLIDEAHHVGSETFNKVTDRLSDAMVGGATATPWRGDGYDIDRQLGPPVMRVGIAEGLRRKFLCAADYRMLADNVDWKFVRSSSRHNYSISQLNRRLLLPTRDEEAAKTIRQVFDSENRRSIIVFCSTVLHAKSFAAMLRLFGLRTEPLTGEMSARERDVTLSAFRKGALDAITTRDLFNEGVDVPDVDMLVFMRVTHSRRIFVQQLGRGLRVSPRKEKVVVLDFVSDLRRISEVIELEKAVQGEVERLRLPGMIQFRNGEAADFMLKWMTEQADLFMREGDARLELPNF, encoded by the coding sequence ATGGAAAATTCCTTCCTCGATTCCCGACGATTATTAAACGGACCATGGCAGGCGTTTGAGCGAGACATTGCGCGTCTTCTCGTGTGCAATGGATTCGACGATGTTCGTGTTGTCGGAAAATCCGGGGCGCGGGGCGCGGATGTCTTAGGTGCGAAAAATGGGGAACTCTGGGTAATCCAATGTCAATTCGCGTCTGCGGGAAGGGCGGAAGGATCCGCCGTTGATGAAGTGGCGGAAGCTGCTCGTTATTATCGAGCGGATCGCATTTTTGTCGCGTCTTCACGCCGCGCTGGTGCTGCCACTCATGCAGCGGTGAAACGATGGCACGCGCTAGGGATGACGATCAAGATTCTAGAGCCAAGCACTCTGCTTGAAATGGCTCGACGCAGCCCGGAGTATGCGAATACGCGGCGCGAACTTAGAGACTATCAGCAGGAGGCAGTCGACAGCTTCGTGGCCGCCTTGCGCGAGACTGGGCGGGCACAAGTTGTACTCGCGACAGGTCTGGGTAAAACTGTGGTCTTGGCGGAAACACTCGCTCAGCTTTATCGAGACGAAGCAGTGCCGACAGGCCGAGCGCTGGTTTTGGCTGGAACTAGAGAACTGGTAGACCAGCTGCACAAGTCGTTTTGGGATCAGTTGCCCAAATGGGTTCCGACGCACCGCCTCGTTGGCGGAGAATTTCCGTCCTTTTGGGAGGGCGTGACATTCGCAACAGTTCAAAGCGTTGTGGCGCAACTAGAAATACTGCCAAGCTTCGGAGTAGTTCTGATCGACGAAGCGCATCACGTAGGTTCGGAGACATTTAATAAAGTCACTGATCGCTTATCGGATGCGATGGTCGGTGGCGCGACGGCGACGCCTTGGCGCGGCGACGGCTACGATATTGACCGCCAGCTAGGACCACCCGTCATGCGGGTCGGCATTGCGGAGGGCTTGCGCCGTAAATTTTTGTGCGCGGCCGACTATCGCATGCTGGCAGATAACGTAGACTGGAAATTCGTACGCTCGAGCTCTCGTCATAACTACTCGATTTCTCAGCTAAATCGGCGTCTCCTATTACCCACACGCGATGAGGAGGCTGCAAAGACAATTCGACAGGTTTTCGACAGCGAGAATCGTCGCTCAATAATTGTTTTTTGCTCCACAGTGCTGCATGCAAAGAGCTTTGCAGCAATGTTGCGACTTTTCGGCTTACGGACGGAGCCGCTTACCGGCGAAATGTCAGCCAGAGAGCGAGACGTAACACTATCGGCGTTTCGAAAGGGCGCTCTAGACGCCATCACTACCCGCGATTTATTTAATGAAGGTGTCGACGTTCCAGACGTAGACATGCTCGTGTTCATGCGCGTCACGCACAGCCGCAGAATCTTTGTGCAACAACTAGGACGAGGCCTACGCGTAAGCCCCCGAAAGGAGAAAGTTGTGGTACTCGACTTTGTAAGTGACCTTCGGAGGATTTCTGAGGTGATTGAACTGGAAAAGGCCGTACAAGGAGAGGTAGAACGGTTGCGACTTCCGGGAATGATACAGTTCCGGAACGGGGAAGCTGCTGATTTTATGCTGAAATGGATGACAGAGCAGGCAGATCTATTCATGCGCGAGGGCGATGCGCGGCTTGAGTTACCCAATTTTTGA
- a CDS encoding DNA gyrase subunit B translates to MTETNNSQPDNSGYGASSIQILEGLEAVRKRPGMYIGDTSDGTGLHHLVFEVLDNSIDEALAGYCNDIQVTIHADNSISITDNGRGVPTGLKMDDKHDPKRSAAEIVMTELHAGGKFDQNSYKVSGGLHGVGVSCVNALSSWLRLVVRRDGKKHFMEFHRGVPQNRVIEEIDGVAVSPIQVVGDTENRGTEVHFMADETIFGNVEYHYDILAKRIRELSFLNNGVRIRLHDLRSGKEEDFAFVGGVKGFVEYINKNKAVLHPNIFHVAGEKDGIAVEVAMQWNDSYNENVLCFTNNIPQRDGGSHLTGLRAAMTRVLNKYITDHEVAKKAKVETAGDDMREGLSCVLSVKVPEPKFSAQTKDKLVSSEVRAPVEDVVAKALEEFLLETPNDAKIICGKIVDAARARDAARKAREMTRRKGVLDGVGLPGKLADCQEKDPAKSEIYIVEGDSAGGSAKQGRDRKFQAILPLRGKVLNVEKARYDKLLSSEQIVTLITALGCGIGKEDYNLDKLRYHRIIIMTDADVDGAHIRTLLLTFFYRQMPDMIERGYIYIAQPPLFKIKAGKDERYLKDEAEVNAHILKLALQGSELLASEGSTPITGDALGELARAYLLAQAVVNRLSRLYDAGALEAVMDGVLIDLSSEEAAEGSAKALEAKLRDDPLKPEVKVTTMYDPVRELRSLRVARTHHGNQKISVLDQDFQLTADYQQLINTANTFKGLIGTGAVIKRGERSMAVTDFKSAMKWLLADAERNISKQRYKGLGEMNPGQLWETTMDPAVRRLLRVQIEDAIAADGIFTTLMGDDVEPRRAFIESNALRAGNIDV, encoded by the coding sequence ATGACTGAAACGAACAATTCGCAACCCGACAATAGCGGCTATGGCGCCTCGTCCATTCAGATCCTTGAAGGTCTGGAGGCTGTGCGCAAGCGTCCCGGGATGTATATCGGCGATACATCGGACGGCACCGGCCTGCATCACCTCGTGTTCGAAGTGCTCGACAACTCGATCGACGAAGCGTTGGCCGGGTACTGTAACGACATCCAGGTCACCATCCACGCGGACAACTCGATTTCGATCACCGACAACGGCCGCGGTGTGCCGACCGGTCTCAAGATGGACGACAAGCACGATCCGAAGCGCAGTGCCGCTGAAATCGTGATGACCGAACTGCACGCCGGCGGCAAGTTCGACCAGAACAGCTACAAGGTGTCCGGCGGCCTGCACGGCGTGGGTGTGTCGTGCGTGAACGCGCTGTCGTCGTGGCTGCGCCTTGTGGTGCGCCGTGACGGCAAGAAGCACTTCATGGAATTCCACCGTGGCGTGCCGCAGAACCGCGTGATCGAAGAGATCGACGGCGTGGCTGTGTCGCCGATTCAGGTGGTTGGCGACACCGAAAACCGCGGCACCGAAGTGCACTTCATGGCCGACGAGACGATTTTCGGCAATGTCGAATATCACTACGACATTCTGGCCAAGCGGATTCGCGAACTGTCGTTCCTGAATAACGGCGTGCGGATTCGCCTGCACGACTTGCGCAGCGGCAAGGAAGAAGATTTCGCGTTTGTGGGCGGTGTGAAGGGTTTTGTTGAGTACATCAACAAGAACAAGGCCGTCCTGCACCCGAACATTTTCCACGTCGCCGGCGAGAAGGACGGCATTGCCGTCGAGGTCGCGATGCAGTGGAACGACAGCTACAACGAAAACGTGCTGTGCTTCACGAACAACATTCCGCAGCGCGACGGCGGTTCGCACTTGACCGGTTTGCGTGCGGCGATGACGCGCGTGTTGAACAAGTACATCACCGATCACGAAGTCGCGAAGAAAGCGAAGGTTGAGACGGCCGGCGACGACATGCGCGAAGGGCTCTCGTGCGTGCTGTCGGTGAAGGTGCCGGAGCCGAAGTTCAGCGCGCAGACCAAGGACAAGCTGGTGTCGTCGGAAGTGCGCGCGCCGGTGGAGGATGTGGTCGCGAAGGCGCTCGAAGAATTCCTGCTGGAAACGCCGAACGACGCGAAGATCATTTGCGGCAAGATTGTTGATGCGGCGCGGGCGCGCGATGCGGCTCGGAAGGCGCGTGAAATGACGCGTCGTAAGGGCGTGCTGGATGGCGTGGGTTTGCCTGGGAAGCTGGCGGATTGCCAGGAGAAAGACCCGGCGAAGTCTGAGATTTATATCGTCGAGGGTGACTCGGCAGGCGGGTCGGCGAAGCAGGGGCGGGATCGGAAGTTTCAGGCGATCTTGCCGCTGCGCGGCAAGGTGCTCAACGTGGAGAAGGCGCGCTATGACAAGCTGCTTTCTTCGGAGCAGATTGTGACGCTGATTACCGCGCTGGGTTGCGGGATCGGCAAGGAAGACTACAACCTCGACAAGCTGCGGTATCACCGCATCATCATCATGACCGATGCTGACGTGGACGGCGCGCACATTCGCACGCTGCTGCTGACGTTCTTCTATCGTCAGATGCCGGACATGATCGAGCGTGGGTATATCTATATCGCGCAGCCGCCGCTGTTCAAGATCAAGGCGGGTAAGGATGAGCGGTATTTGAAGGATGAGGCTGAGGTTAATGCTCACATCCTGAAGCTGGCGTTGCAGGGGTCGGAGCTGTTGGCTTCGGAAGGTTCTACGCCGATCACTGGGGATGCGTTGGGTGAGTTGGCTCGGGCTTATTTGCTGGCTCAAGCTGTTGTGAATCGTTTGAGCCGGTTGTATGACGCTGGGGCGCTTGAGGCTGTGATGGATGGGGTTTTGATTGACCTTTCCAGCGAGGAAGCGGCTGAGGGCTCGGCGAAGGCGCTTGAGGCTAAGTTGCGGGATGATCCGCTGAAGCCTGAGGTTAAGGTCACGACGATGTATGACCCGGTGCGTGAGCTGCGCTCGCTGCGCGTCGCTCGGACTCATCACGGGAATCAGAAGATTTCTGTGTTGGATCAGGATTTCCAGCTCACTGCTGATTACCAGCAGCTGATCAATACCGCTAATACGTTTAAGGGGTTGATTGGGACGGGGGCGGTGATCAAGCGTGGTGAGCGGAGTATGGCTGTTACCGACTTCAAGAGCGCTATGAAGTGGTTGCTGGCTGATGCTGAACGCAACATCTCGAAGCAGCGATACAAAGGCCTCGGTGAGATGAATCCTGGGCAGCTTTGGGAGACTACGATGGATCCGGCCGTGCGTCGTCTTCTTCGTGTGCAGATTGAGGATGCTATTGCGGCTGATGGCATCTTTACGACGCTCATGGGGGATGATGTGGAGCCGCGGAGGGCTTTCATTGAGTCGAATGCGTTGCGGGCGGGGAATATTGACGTTTGA
- a CDS encoding Histidine kinase-, DNA gyrase B-, and HSP90-like ATPase produces MLQELDLTPDPRVLQMLGEISLQPWRCIAELIDNGIDGFLSAARGQSQIANPEITVTVPTVDNDSVRVVVKDNGPGMSIDMLENAVKAGWTGKDSLSNLGLFGMGFNIATARLGVVTEVWTTRAGDLESVGVRIDLEALNRTRNFKVPRQTRPKQDPNLHGTEIVISRLKPDQRAFLARSNNLKTIRKQLARTYASLLTNSEAGRIRLLVNGTRIIPRLHCVWDEARSVELNDGTPVSAVERIDRTLAPRRYCAHCMRTLTIDDHTCPTGSASCSISETPRRLRGWIGIQRYLDKTEFGIDFIRNGRKIEIANKDLFVWTDGESSEVEYPIDDPRNRGRFVGEIHIDHCRVSYTKDRFERDDPAWDEMVRIVRGDGPLRPIAARQRGYDGNQSPLYKLFQAFRRSSPQGKNSLWSRVMVVRDNDRSMQMAESFANGDPDYLTDERWWQLVEEQDKEALGEHTSGSEKPSGAEIPDGFFGGSSAGEPARDTSATKDPQGEVAPETFQPTLRRQLHELTRKYVHPTYRVEYDVQAFAVSSNDKDLQQGVPWLVRLDDVATRTYGFLVDVDNPVFRSTTMTPLDALLTELSHRTVEFLKGQVQEVSIASILTEFRLQYCVDTRLDPQEIIAQASTVIGEIARSVPVRLKPGQGATLFDELSQDEREAIAGRMAARGVSDHKAIIADGRFLDYADPQSIRAFFNRYPNLFLDGKYWDDSFELIDFGSERITNQARERIRSRYDAYLGDAVWLAYQTPADLEDADRDAIIRATCSLRLLRPDVVE; encoded by the coding sequence ATGCTTCAGGAGCTAGATCTCACACCGGACCCGCGCGTGTTGCAGATGTTGGGCGAGATTAGCCTCCAACCATGGCGCTGCATCGCGGAGCTTATCGACAACGGAATCGATGGGTTTCTGTCAGCAGCGAGAGGGCAGTCTCAGATCGCCAATCCGGAAATCACCGTCACTGTGCCAACGGTCGACAACGACTCCGTGCGCGTAGTCGTTAAGGACAATGGCCCAGGCATGTCGATCGACATGCTGGAGAATGCAGTGAAAGCCGGCTGGACCGGGAAAGATTCGCTATCGAATCTTGGACTGTTCGGAATGGGTTTTAACATCGCGACCGCGCGGCTCGGAGTGGTAACGGAAGTATGGACGACTCGGGCCGGTGACCTAGAGTCGGTAGGAGTTCGCATCGACCTCGAAGCATTGAACCGGACACGAAACTTCAAAGTTCCACGGCAGACGAGGCCAAAGCAGGATCCGAATCTACATGGCACAGAGATCGTAATTTCCAGACTGAAGCCGGATCAACGAGCTTTTTTGGCACGTTCGAATAATCTCAAAACCATTAGGAAACAACTTGCTCGGACTTATGCGTCGCTTTTGACGAATTCCGAGGCAGGTCGGATTCGTCTGCTGGTGAATGGGACACGTATCATTCCGCGCTTGCATTGCGTCTGGGACGAAGCGCGATCGGTCGAGCTGAATGACGGCACGCCTGTCAGCGCGGTCGAACGAATTGACAGAACTCTCGCTCCTCGACGCTATTGTGCGCACTGCATGCGCACGTTGACGATCGACGACCATACCTGCCCGACGGGCAGCGCGAGCTGCTCAATTTCGGAGACACCGAGACGGTTGCGCGGCTGGATTGGTATTCAACGCTATCTCGACAAGACTGAATTCGGCATCGACTTTATCCGTAATGGACGAAAGATTGAGATTGCAAACAAGGACTTGTTCGTTTGGACAGACGGGGAAAGCTCGGAGGTCGAGTATCCCATTGATGATCCTCGAAATCGTGGGCGATTTGTCGGCGAAATTCACATTGATCATTGCAGGGTCAGCTATACAAAGGATCGCTTCGAACGCGACGATCCGGCGTGGGATGAAATGGTCCGAATCGTTCGCGGCGATGGCCCCTTGCGCCCCATCGCCGCAAGGCAGCGTGGATATGATGGAAATCAGAGTCCACTCTATAAGTTATTCCAAGCGTTTCGCCGATCAAGCCCTCAAGGAAAGAACAGCTTGTGGTCTCGCGTCATGGTGGTACGTGACAACGATCGATCCATGCAAATGGCAGAGTCTTTTGCGAATGGCGACCCAGACTATTTGACGGACGAACGCTGGTGGCAATTAGTCGAGGAGCAAGACAAGGAGGCACTTGGGGAGCACACGTCCGGAAGTGAAAAGCCAAGCGGCGCAGAGATCCCAGACGGATTCTTTGGAGGTAGCAGTGCTGGCGAGCCAGCACGTGATACATCAGCCACAAAGGATCCGCAAGGCGAAGTTGCTCCTGAGACTTTTCAGCCGACGCTGCGACGACAGCTGCACGAACTAACGCGCAAATATGTGCACCCCACCTATCGCGTGGAATACGACGTCCAAGCGTTTGCAGTTTCGTCGAACGACAAAGACTTGCAGCAAGGTGTTCCTTGGCTCGTCAGACTGGACGACGTAGCAACGCGAACGTATGGTTTCTTAGTCGATGTGGACAATCCCGTCTTTCGCTCGACGACCATGACTCCGCTCGACGCGCTGCTGACCGAGCTTTCGCATCGAACTGTCGAGTTCCTGAAAGGGCAAGTGCAAGAAGTATCTATTGCCAGCATATTGACCGAGTTCCGTCTCCAGTATTGCGTGGATACTAGGCTGGATCCGCAAGAGATTATCGCGCAAGCTTCCACCGTCATTGGAGAGATCGCCAGATCCGTCCCTGTTCGTCTCAAACCTGGGCAGGGGGCCACTTTATTTGATGAGCTCAGTCAGGATGAGCGAGAAGCTATTGCGGGAAGGATGGCTGCACGAGGCGTTTCAGATCATAAGGCGATCATTGCAGATGGACGATTCTTGGACTACGCCGATCCACAATCGATCAGAGCATTTTTCAATCGCTATCCAAATCTGTTTCTGGACGGTAAGTATTGGGATGACTCATTCGAGTTGATTGATTTCGGCAGTGAGCGAATTACGAATCAAGCAAGAGAACGCATTCGTTCTCGTTACGATGCGTATCTTGGCGACGCAGTTTGGTTGGCATACCAAACCCCAGCCGATCTGGAGGACGCCGATCGCGACGCCATAATTCGCGCAACTTGCTCGTTGCGATTATTGCGTCCGGACGTTGTCGAGTGA